The nucleotide sequence TACCCGACGCATGAAAAATTCGTCTTTAGTCGTTGGCTGGCTCATCCTTTCGTTGCTGGTCGGACCAGTAGCCTGCCGGAAAACACCTAGTTCGGGCTCGGTTGTCGGCCCTGCGTCCGGCCCAATCGTCGACACAGCGACGCGCTTCCAGAATCCCCTGCTGGGGTCAGGCCCCGATCCGTGGGTTATTTATCAGGACGGTTTCTATTACGTCACCCACACTACCGGCAACAACCTTAGGCTGTATAAAACCGCTAAAATGAGTCGGCTAGCCACGGCGCAGAGTAAGGTCGTCTGGTCACCACCGGCTTCCCCAGCCACCCGCGACATCTGGGCGCCCGAACTGCACCGGGTGAATGGCAAGTGGTATCTCTACTACGCTGCCGTTGTAGCACCGGCCAGTACGCATCGGATGTGGGTACTCGAAAACGAAGCGGCCGACCCGCTAACCGGAACCTGGATTCCTAAAGGGCAGGTGCAGCTAGCTGACGACCGGTGGGCCATTGACGGAACCCTTATCCAGTTGCAAAGCGGTCTGTATTTCGCCTGGTCGGGCTGGGAGAACGCCAGCGCTAACGGCAAACAGAACATATATCTCAGCCGGATGAAAGACCCCTGGACGGCGGAGGGCCCGCGTCTGCGCCTGTCCACGCCTGAATACGACTGGGAGAAACAGGGCTCTCCTTACGTCAACGAAGGCCCCGAATTCCTTCTGCACGACAACCGGTTGTTTCTGGTGTACTCGGCCAGTCATTGTAGTACCGATGCGTATGCGCTCGGTATGCTCACTGCTGATGTCAACGCCGATCTGATGAATGCGGCTTCATGGACTAAATCGGCCCAGCCGGTATTTGGTCCGAGCGCAGCGAACGGAACCTATGGCGTGGGGCATAACGGTTTCTTCACCACCCCCGATGGAACAGAAAACTGGCTAATTTACCACGCCAACCCACAGGCCGGCCAGGGCTGCGGTGACCGGCGCTCCCCACGCATGCAGCGGTTTACGTGGAAGGCCGATGGCTCACCCGATTTTGGTAAACCGGCGCCTTTAACAGAGTTATTGAAGCGCCCGAGCGGAGAATGAAACCAGAAACTTACGGCAACAAAAAGTCCCGACACGCTGCGTGTCGGGACTTTTTGTTGCCGCAGAAAATCTATTTCTGAAACGATCCGAATATGTAATCCCAGAACGGTGACGATACGCCATAGTTGCTCTCCGGATTCTTGTAATGGTGAACGCTATGGTTAATCCACAGTTGCTTAAAGAAATTTTTCGGGGGAGCATAGGCATGCACAATGAAGTGCGTAGCCAGGTAACCCGAGTAACCCACCAGGAAGCCGGGGAAGAAAGCATACGCAGCTTCACCCATCAGCAGGAAGAACATCCCGAAAAAGAAACCAGCTACCACAATAGCCAGCGCCGGGGGCATGGCCAGCCGGGTTTTATCTTTCGGATACTCGTGGTGCACGCCATGAAACGTGTACTGAATCTTAGCACGCTTCGGCGTCGACGGCGTCAGGTGATACAGATACCGGTGCAGTACGTATTCAAAAAGCGAGAAAACCAGCAAACCTGCCACAAACAGGGTACCAATTGTACTCGTTGCCATGTCTGTATACGTGAATGCATACCAGCCCAGGAAGACCGATAAGATCAGCCACATCGAAATTGGCACCATAATGTGCGTCCGCGATAAAGCTTCCAGGATGGGGTTATCAAACAGTTGTTTGGTACCACTGTTTTTAGGCCGGGTCTTACCGTGACCGGCCATTGTTCTCAGTTTGTCAGTTGTTTCTTCCATAAAGCAGAATTCTTGACAGAATAATAGCAGGGGCGAAATTACAACGAAAATTTCATCGTTCGGCCCAGATAGTAAAATTGGTTTACTATATTCTTACGTTTTACTAACCTCCAGTTGGTCGGAAAGTTTTTCCTGCATCGCCGAGAAGTTGCCCACCGGCAGTTTTTGACGGATGATCAGCCGCAGCGAGTTGTTATAGGTCAGGTAGTTAAACATCCAGTTCAGAAAGATAGCCGCCCGGTTTTTTACCCCAACGATAGCGATTAAGTGAACGAATAACCACGTCAGCCACGCGAAAAATCCCTGAAATTTTAAAAAAGGTAAATCCACCACGGCCAAACCGCGACCAATGGTTGCCATGGTGCCCAGATCACGATAGGTGAATTCTTTCAGCGTTTCGTTGTGTACCAGGCGCTGCAGGTTTCTGGCCAGCAATTTCCCCTGCTGAATGGCGGGCTGAGCCACCTGCGGATGACCATTCGGCCATTTTTCTTCCGTCATCAGGGCTACGTCGCCAATGGCAAACACGTTGGTGAGTCCCTGCACCTGATTGTACCGATTGACTAGAATTCGTCCCCCGCGACCGATCACGTCGGGCGGCAAACCCGCCAGCGGACTGGCCTTAACCCCGGCCGCCCAGATCAGGTTATTCGTGCGCAGTGTCGATCCGTCGTTCATGGTCACAATGCGTCCGTCAAAGTCCTTCACGCGGGTGTTCAGTCGAACAATAACGCCCAGATCCAGAAGATATTTCAACGAATGTTCCTGCGATTGAACTGACATCGGCCCCAGCAGTTCGCCCCCGGATTCGATCAGGTAGATGTCCATCATCTTGAAGTCCAGCTCAGGGTAGTCGCTGGGCAGTACCGTCCGGCGCATTTCGGCCAGCGTTCCGCAGAGTTCAACCCCTGTTGGCCCCCCACCCACGACTACGACATCCATCAGGCCCTCGCGTTCCTCGGCCGTTTCGACGCTCAGCGCGTCCTCGAAGTTCTGCAGCATCCGATTACGTAACGCAATGGCTTCCGAAACCGATTTCATTGGCAGCGCTTTCTCGATGATATTCTGCTGATTAAAAAAATTCGTGTCGGCTCCGGTAGCGATAACCAGGTAGTCGTATGAAATCGGTCCCAGTTCGGTATCGACCGTTTTCTCAAGCGGCCGCACCCCCGTAACCGTCGTAATGCGAATGTGAACGTTTTTGCAGTTACCAAACACGGCCCGCAGCGGAAACAGGATAGAATTGGCTTCCAGGCCAGCCGTTGCCACCTGATAATACAGCGGCTGAAATTCGTGGTAATTGTGCTTGTTGATCAGCACGACCTGAAATTCCTTCATCCGCGACAGGCGTCGGGCCAGTTTCAGTCCACCAAAGCCCGCGCCGACAATAACCACGCGCTTCCGATCTGTTTGGGGTATGTTTGGGTTCATCGATATCTGATTTGGGGTCCTGTGAGTGTATAGCCTGAGGTTTTCACCGGGTTGACTGATGCATGAACCATCATGCTATGAACTCGTAAACCGCAAACCTTCCGTAAGGTTCTATAACCTTACGATACTAACGGCCGCGATTCCTGCAATACCCGCTCATAATACGCTTCGTAGCGGGGCAGAATCCGGGACAGTTCAAACTCTCTGGCACGGGAGAGGGCGTTTGCCTTAAAGGTTGGCAGGTTCGCATCCTCCAGCACATACAGGGCATTTTTGACCATATCCTGCACGTCGCCAACGGGGCTCAGAAAACCCG is from Spirosoma taeanense and encodes:
- a CDS encoding glycoside hydrolase family 43 protein, translating into MKNSSLVVGWLILSLLVGPVACRKTPSSGSVVGPASGPIVDTATRFQNPLLGSGPDPWVIYQDGFYYVTHTTGNNLRLYKTAKMSRLATAQSKVVWSPPASPATRDIWAPELHRVNGKWYLYYAAVVAPASTHRMWVLENEAADPLTGTWIPKGQVQLADDRWAIDGTLIQLQSGLYFAWSGWENASANGKQNIYLSRMKDPWTAEGPRLRLSTPEYDWEKQGSPYVNEGPEFLLHDNRLFLVYSASHCSTDAYALGMLTADVNADLMNAASWTKSAQPVFGPSAANGTYGVGHNGFFTTPDGTENWLIYHANPQAGQGCGDRRSPRMQRFTWKADGSPDFGKPAPLTELLKRPSGE
- a CDS encoding sterol desaturase family protein; the protein is MEETTDKLRTMAGHGKTRPKNSGTKQLFDNPILEALSRTHIMVPISMWLILSVFLGWYAFTYTDMATSTIGTLFVAGLLVFSLFEYVLHRYLYHLTPSTPKRAKIQYTFHGVHHEYPKDKTRLAMPPALAIVVAGFFFGMFFLLMGEAAYAFFPGFLVGYSGYLATHFIVHAYAPPKNFFKQLWINHSVHHYKNPESNYGVSSPFWDYIFGSFQK
- a CDS encoding NAD(P)/FAD-dependent oxidoreductase, producing the protein MNPNIPQTDRKRVVIVGAGFGGLKLARRLSRMKEFQVVLINKHNYHEFQPLYYQVATAGLEANSILFPLRAVFGNCKNVHIRITTVTGVRPLEKTVDTELGPISYDYLVIATGADTNFFNQQNIIEKALPMKSVSEAIALRNRMLQNFEDALSVETAEEREGLMDVVVVGGGPTGVELCGTLAEMRRTVLPSDYPELDFKMMDIYLIESGGELLGPMSVQSQEHSLKYLLDLGVIVRLNTRVKDFDGRIVTMNDGSTLRTNNLIWAAGVKASPLAGLPPDVIGRGGRILVNRYNQVQGLTNVFAIGDVALMTEEKWPNGHPQVAQPAIQQGKLLARNLQRLVHNETLKEFTYRDLGTMATIGRGLAVVDLPFLKFQGFFAWLTWLFVHLIAIVGVKNRAAIFLNWMFNYLTYNNSLRLIIRQKLPVGNFSAMQEKLSDQLEVSKT